One Danio rerio strain Tuebingen ecotype United States chromosome 13, GRCz12tu, whole genome shotgun sequence DNA window includes the following coding sequences:
- the nanp gene encoding N-acylneuraminate-9-phosphatase (The RefSeq protein has 3 substitutions compared to this genomic sequence), which produces MMGSRGVLSIIFDLDNTLIDTAGAGRTAIQKVCELLKSTHVQESHIRDICERFLRKLLQESFDPSEGKTIDDVRIQHWCEALQETPGTDPDPALASRCYYTWKNTRLQALSLSSEVRALLEELQKNYKLLLLTNGDTQTQREKIEAVRCEGLFSLVVVGGDHPEQKPARSIFTHCFESAGVRPQDCIMVGDSLTTDIQGGVNAGVRATVWINAGSKSLPQDSVTPDYTLPTVLHLKEVLAQLA; this is translated from the exons ATGATGGGAAGTCGCGGGGTTTTGTCGATTATCTTTGATTTGGATAACACGCTGATCGACACAGCCGGAGCAGGACGAACTGCCATTCAGAAG GTGTGCGAGCTGCTCAAGTCGACACACGTGCAGGAAAGCCACATCAGAGACATCTGTGAGCGCTTCTTACGAAAGCTTCTCCAAGAGTCCTTTGACCCATCAGAAGGAAAAACGATAGATGACGTGAGGATCCAGCACTGGTGTGAAGCCCTACAGGAGACACCGGGCACAGATCCTGATCCGGCTCTAGCCTCCAGATGCTACTACACTTGGAAAAACACACGCTTACAGGCTTTGAGTTTGTCTTCAGAGGTTCGAGCACTGCTGGAGGAACTGCAGAAGAATTACAAACTGCTTCTGCTCACCAATGGTGACACTCAGACGCAGCGGGAGAAGATCAAAGCAGTGAGATGTGAGGGTCTCTTTAGTTTGGTGGTAGTCGGAGGAGATCATCCGGAGCAGAAGCCGGCGCGCTCCATCTTCACTCACTGCTTCGAGTCTGCAGGAGTTCGGCCGCAGGACTGCATCATGGTGGGAGATTCTCTTACCACAGACATCCAGGGAGGCGTTAATGCTAGAGTGCGGGCAACTGTGTGGATAAATGCTGGCAGTAAATCTCTCCCGCAGGACTCTGTAACTCCAGACTACACTCTACCTACTGTACTGCATCTGAATGAAGTTCTAGCTCAGCTGGCatga